The Clostridium septicum genome contains a region encoding:
- a CDS encoding MFS transporter gives MNIKEFVLFKKRELLQFCIYRLIFGISYSFMIPAIPLFFNSIGIATTMIGVVMSLYGVSKALAQIPFGFVSDKIGDKLLLIIAVGLMAFIPMGYVFFNTQLLVSGVYVLQGAILGMAAPATVSILARSLDESKRGECTGFASAVFTLGGGIGAAIAGFIISKFGNYNTVFYITSIGILLTFLFIIFRIKKSNISGSNKKSNKKGIKLIINDIKKYKLGYKIVLLSFIAMLGDFIYGCVVSIFPFYGKEVLGASVGYISIIISLYLFIFGFGAPLAGWVSDKIGNKKQLYLSFIVMNLTLFTLYLIRTKILFAAIIIVYFLGATFLNASLQSLLSEFGENENIKGIVFGVVGASESIGYAIGPIASAYIYELNKNWLFLGLLIVSILVLGIYHFLHKKAQIN, from the coding sequence ATGAATATTAAGGAGTTTGTTTTATTTAAGAAAAGGGAATTATTACAGTTTTGCATTTATAGATTAATTTTTGGAATTAGTTATAGCTTTATGATACCTGCAATACCTTTATTTTTTAATTCCATAGGTATAGCGACTACTATGATAGGTGTAGTTATGTCTTTATATGGAGTTAGTAAGGCATTAGCTCAGATTCCTTTTGGATTTGTGTCAGACAAAATAGGAGATAAATTATTACTTATAATAGCTGTAGGATTAATGGCGTTTATACCTATGGGATATGTATTTTTTAATACTCAATTATTAGTTAGTGGGGTATATGTATTACAAGGAGCTATTTTAGGAATGGCAGCACCAGCTACTGTTTCTATATTGGCAAGGTCTTTAGATGAAAGTAAAAGAGGAGAGTGTACTGGATTTGCATCGGCAGTTTTTACTCTTGGTGGAGGAATTGGAGCTGCTATAGCAGGTTTTATCATATCTAAGTTTGGTAATTATAATACAGTCTTTTACATAACATCTATTGGTATATTATTAACATTCCTGTTTATAATTTTTAGAATTAAAAAATCTAATATTTCAGGTAGTAATAAAAAGAGCAATAAAAAAGGAATTAAATTAATAATTAATGATATAAAAAAATATAAACTTGGCTACAAAATTGTATTATTAAGCTTTATTGCTATGCTTGGGGATTTTATATATGGATGTGTAGTTTCCATATTCCCTTTCTATGGAAAAGAGGTGTTGGGAGCATCAGTTGGGTATATTTCAATAATAATTTCTCTTTACTTATTTATTTTTGGCTTTGGGGCACCTTTAGCAGGGTGGGTTAGCGATAAGATAGGAAATAAAAAGCAATTATATTTATCTTTTATAGTTATGAATTTAACTTTATTTACTTTATATTTAATAAGAACTAAGATTTTATTTGCAGCTATTATTATAGTTTATTTTTTAGGAGCAACTTTTTTAAATGCATCTCTTCAAAGTTTACTTTCAGAATTTGGAGAAAATGAAAATATAAAAGGTATAGTATTTGGTGTGGTAGGAGCATCAGAATCTATAGGATATGCTATAGGGCCAATTGCATCCGCATACATATATGAATTAAATAAAAATTGGTTATTTTTAGGACTATTGATTGTTTCAATATTAGTTTTAGGAATATATCACTTCCTACATAAAAAAGCGCAAATAAATTAA
- a CDS encoding DUF4318 domain-containing protein encodes MKKCFVINLNEKPNNSQEICEYISKYCNKQNQYFEFTSRKTPISFYLENTLYRVKLGKSFKNFYYRWILYCNEV; translated from the coding sequence ATGAAAAAATGCTTTGTTATAAATTTAAATGAGAAACCAAATAACTCTCAAGAGATTTGTGAATATATATCAAAATATTGTAATAAGCAAAACCAATATTTTGAATTTACAAGTAGAAAAACTCCTATATCCTTTTATTTAGAAAATACATTATATCGAGTTAAATTAGGCAAATCATTTAAAAATTTTTATTATCGTTGGATTCTTTATTGTAATGAGGTATAA
- a CDS encoding MGDG synthase family glycosyltransferase: MNILILTGKFGMGHNSVAKAIAEEFEDIDKNNKVVIVDLLEYLFPIAHHFLYKGFEMMINKCHGIYNMIYRFSEQVEVDVTPLGNKIHEDVNNLILENKPNFIICTLPLCAKIISEYKEKTSSSIPLITCITDISTHKEWQSSYVDNYFVPTSDIKEHLLRNGINKSNIFVTGIPVRRDFKNIGDKLVINNNKKVLIMGGGLGLLPDIDRFIGKLSSISNVEITIITGKNKKAFKYLKENFRSINVVGYTEKVNEYMKEADLIITKAGGITLFEAIHSQTPLFVINPFLEQEKKNAAFIEEKEIGKIAWGNSEDYLRELENLLTTEETLNKMSINISKAKKEIIEVDTSIIVKELYKGVMA, from the coding sequence ATGAATATTTTAATTCTTACTGGAAAGTTTGGAATGGGTCATAATTCAGTAGCTAAAGCAATTGCCGAAGAATTTGAAGATATAGATAAAAATAATAAAGTAGTTATTGTAGATTTGTTAGAATATTTATTTCCTATTGCACATCATTTTTTATATAAAGGATTTGAGATGATGATAAACAAGTGCCATGGTATATATAATATGATATATAGATTTTCTGAACAGGTTGAAGTAGATGTTACACCATTAGGAAATAAGATACATGAAGATGTAAATAATCTTATTTTAGAAAATAAACCTAACTTTATAATATGTACTTTACCTTTATGTGCCAAAATTATTTCTGAATACAAGGAAAAAACAAGCTCTTCTATACCATTAATTACTTGTATTACGGATATTAGTACACATAAGGAATGGCAATCTTCTTATGTTGACAATTATTTTGTACCAACAAGTGATATAAAAGAACATTTGTTGAGAAACGGAATAAATAAATCAAATATTTTTGTAACAGGTATCCCAGTTAGAAGAGATTTTAAAAACATAGGAGATAAATTAGTTATAAATAATAATAAAAAAGTATTAATAATGGGAGGAGGACTTGGATTACTACCTGATATAGATAGATTCATTGGTAAATTAAGTAGTATATCTAATGTTGAAATAACAATTATCACAGGAAAGAATAAAAAAGCCTTCAAATATTTAAAAGAAAATTTTAGATCAATAAATGTTGTAGGATACACTGAAAAGGTAAATGAATATATGAAAGAAGCCGATTTAATTATAACTAAAGCTGGAGGAATTACTTTATTTGAAGCTATTCATAGCCAAACCCCACTATTTGTTATTAATCCTTTTTTAGAGCAAGAGAAGAAAAATGCAGCTTTTATTGAAGAAAAAGAAATTGGTAAAATAGCATGGGGAAATTCAGAAGATTATTTGAGAGAGCTTGAAAATTTATTAACTACAGAGGAAACTTTAAATAAAATGTCAATCAATATATCTAAAGCAAAAAAAGAAATTATTGAAGTAGATACTTCAATAATAGTTAAGGAACTATACAAAGGGGTGATGGCTTAA
- a CDS encoding lysylphosphatidylglycerol synthase transmembrane domain-containing protein, with protein sequence MSQYINKKKTSLYLLVLIVITFFIYLTIFKNQDFSKIAEVIASANPIIIICATSLIILFIFCEAFNINLLLNSMNYNISFLNSIKYAITGFFYSSITPSSTGGQPMQLYKMKRDGINLSHGTLVLLVELACFQTVTLILGGTSLIWASMTNIQITSFIKFLAVLGFFINILIVISIWISIFSKSFSEKVYGFICFLVNKLFFISEIKKEKIIYSLKSSLKKYNECAEFLKKQPILFLKCLSITTIQVVGLFSIPYVVYLALNEKGTSFISMFIIQSIVYLASSFIPMPGAAGISENNYISLFSKIYPIGVLNSAVLLTRVVNFYLPLIITFIALLGIEIASKKR encoded by the coding sequence ATGAGTCAATATATAAATAAAAAGAAGACATCATTATATTTGCTTGTACTCATTGTTATAACTTTTTTTATTTATTTAACTATATTTAAGAATCAGGATTTTAGTAAAATCGCTGAAGTTATAGCTTCGGCAAATCCAATTATTATAATATGTGCAACTTCGCTAATAATTTTATTTATATTTTGTGAAGCATTTAATATTAATTTGCTTTTAAATTCAATGAATTATAATATATCTTTCCTTAATTCTATTAAATATGCTATTACAGGATTTTTTTATAGTTCAATAACACCATCTTCTACAGGTGGTCAACCAATGCAGCTTTATAAGATGAAAAGGGATGGAATAAATTTATCTCATGGTACTCTTGTTTTATTAGTAGAGTTAGCATGTTTTCAAACAGTTACATTAATACTTGGAGGCACTTCTCTCATATGGGCTAGTATGACTAATATACAAATTACTAGTTTTATAAAATTTCTTGCAGTTTTAGGGTTCTTCATTAATATTTTAATAGTTATAAGTATATGGATAAGTATTTTTTCGAAGAGTTTTTCAGAAAAGGTGTACGGTTTTATATGCTTTTTAGTAAATAAACTCTTTTTTATTAGTGAAATTAAAAAAGAAAAAATTATTTATTCTTTAAAATCTAGTTTAAAGAAATATAATGAATGTGCTGAGTTTTTAAAGAAACAGCCAATTTTATTTTTAAAGTGTTTATCTATTACAACTATACAAGTAGTTGGATTATTTAGTATTCCATATGTGGTATATTTAGCATTAAATGAAAAAGGTACATCTTTTATAAGTATGTTTATTATACAAAGTATTGTGTATTTAGCATCCTCTTTTATTCCCATGCCAGGAGCAGCAGGAATAAGTGAAAATAATTATATAAGTCTTTTTTCTAAAATTTATCCTATAGGAGTATTAAATAGTGCAGTATTACTTACTAGAGTTGTTAATTTTTATCTTCCCCTTATAATAACATTTATAGCACTTTTAGGTATAGAAATAGCATCTAAAAAAAGATAA
- a CDS encoding phosphopantetheine-binding protein, translating into MKELLEILENIDPDINYETEDKLIDNGCLDSLSILSLVTELEDAFEIEIKPVDLIPTNFNSAKAMWSMIQRLQKED; encoded by the coding sequence ATGAAAGAATTACTTGAAATTTTAGAGAATATTGATCCAGATATTAATTATGAGACAGAAGATAAACTTATTGACAATGGATGTCTTGATTCATTATCTATTTTATCTTTAGTCACAGAGTTAGAGGATGCTTTTGAAATTGAAATAAAACCTGTAGATTTAATTCCTACAAATTTTAATTCAGCAAAAGCAATGTGGAGTATGATTCAAAGATTACAAAAGGAAGATTAA
- a CDS encoding MBOAT family O-acyltransferase: MPKRYRWTVLLLASYAFFILMSRKLIVYLIISTLSIYGIGLWLSWCKRNYSKKEKSADNVATLKKSYKKRQRMILLFGILFNIGILVFLKYSNFMISNINPILKALSAPRLLPEWKFALPLGISFYTLQAVSYIVDVYQDKIQADRNLPRLALFMSFFPIIMEGSICRYSDTAEDLYRGESLKYKNVTFGIQRVVWGVFKNIVIADRLNILVKTVFDNYNQYGGIIVILAAICYTFQLYMNFSGTIDMTIGVGEMFGVKIPENFRQPFFSKTAAEFWQRWHITLGTWFKDYIFYPISLTKFIKKLGKKTRKKFGKHIGQIIPTMIPLFTVWLCNGLWHGDRWSYIFFGMYYFVLILLGKVAEPLNKKIISSLKISKDNIFYRCLQSVKMLAIIFTGELFFRANGIKAGLVMFGSIFTKFSLNTLVDGSILNLGISYKDFIVVLLAFIAVLAVGILNEKGISIREKIASWNIFFRWSFYYTVLLIVIVFGAYGEGYLPAELIYAGF, from the coding sequence ATGCCAAAGCGTTATAGATGGACAGTTTTATTACTTGCAAGTTATGCTTTTTTCATTTTGATGAGTAGAAAACTTATAGTGTATTTGATAATATCTACACTTTCCATTTATGGTATTGGTCTTTGGCTTTCGTGGTGTAAAAGAAATTATTCCAAAAAAGAAAAGAGTGCAGATAATGTTGCAACATTAAAAAAATCATATAAAAAGAGACAACGTATGATTTTATTGTTTGGTATATTATTTAATATTGGTATATTAGTATTTTTAAAATATTCCAATTTTATGATTAGTAATATAAATCCAATTCTTAAGGCATTATCAGCACCAAGATTATTACCTGAGTGGAAGTTTGCTTTACCACTTGGAATTTCATTTTATACATTACAAGCTGTATCTTATATAGTAGATGTTTATCAAGATAAAATTCAAGCAGATAGAAACTTGCCTAGGTTGGCATTATTTATGTCATTTTTTCCAATAATAATGGAAGGTTCAATTTGTAGATATTCTGATACAGCAGAAGATTTATACCGTGGAGAATCACTTAAATATAAAAATGTAACTTTTGGAATTCAGAGAGTTGTATGGGGAGTATTTAAAAATATTGTTATAGCAGATAGACTGAATATACTTGTAAAAACTGTATTTGATAATTATAACCAATATGGAGGTATTATAGTAATACTTGCAGCAATATGTTATACATTTCAGTTGTACATGAACTTTTCTGGAACTATTGATATGACAATTGGTGTTGGAGAAATGTTTGGAGTAAAAATTCCTGAAAATTTCCGTCAACCATTTTTCTCAAAAACAGCTGCTGAATTTTGGCAGCGTTGGCATATAACTCTTGGAACATGGTTTAAGGATTATATATTTTATCCAATATCACTAACTAAATTTATTAAAAAACTTGGAAAAAAAACAAGGAAGAAATTTGGAAAGCATATTGGACAGATTATTCCTACAATGATTCCATTATTTACAGTATGGCTTTGCAATGGACTATGGCATGGAGATAGATGGAGTTATATTTTCTTTGGTATGTATTATTTTGTACTGATTTTACTTGGTAAAGTAGCAGAACCATTAAATAAGAAAATTATTTCATCTTTAAAAATAAGTAAAGATAATATTTTTTATAGATGTTTGCAATCGGTGAAAATGCTTGCCATTATTTTTACTGGAGAGCTATTTTTTAGAGCTAATGGAATAAAAGCGGGTTTAGTAATGTTTGGATCTATTTTTACTAAATTTTCATTGAATACTTTAGTAGATGGATCAATATTAAATTTAGGAATTTCATATAAAGATTTTATTGTAGTTCTGCTTGCATTTATTGCTGTACTTGCTGTGGGAATTCTTAATGAAAAGGGAATCTCAATTCGTGAAAAAATAGCTAGTTGGAATATTTTCTTCCGTTGGAGTTTTTACTATACTGTTTTATTAATAGTAATTGTTTTTGGAGCTTACGGTGAAGGATATCTTCCAGCAGAATTAATTTATGCAGGATTTTAG
- a CDS encoding IS6 family transposase, whose protein sequence is MNKANIKCPGCHSNKLYKFGLDKQANQKYQCKKCKRQFAPDSVSNPIKSKYPRCPKCNKATFLHHEYKHYNRYKCGNKKCNHIIVKHHTTNIDIASNELITGSLSMKGMRFPLHVILTALTLYFLNNSSTRAISQLLMINSGIKVSHVTIASWTNKFAPFFKQKADKFKASLNLQSDDWHADETVVFINSERYYLWLAIDSETRFILAFHLTKSRSSDSAYILVNEAKKFGEPVSFITDRLPSYNEAVATLLPNTTHIPVAPMSSDINNNLIESFNKTFKAWYKTKKGFNSFQKANNLIYLFIFHYNFIRPHGSLNNCTPAEVAGFASDSFAKNSWFSAS, encoded by the coding sequence ATGAACAAAGCTAATATAAAATGTCCTGGCTGCCATTCTAATAAACTATATAAATTTGGTTTAGATAAGCAGGCTAATCAAAAATATCAATGTAAAAAGTGTAAACGTCAATTTGCTCCTGACTCCGTCAGCAATCCGATAAAATCTAAATACCCTAGATGTCCTAAATGTAATAAAGCTACATTCCTTCATCATGAATATAAGCACTACAATCGCTATAAATGTGGTAATAAGAAATGTAATCACATAATAGTTAAACATCATACTACAAATATTGATATAGCCTCTAATGAATTGATTACGGGCTCCCTTTCTATGAAAGGAATGCGTTTTCCACTACATGTAATATTAACTGCATTAACACTATATTTTTTAAATAATTCATCAACAAGGGCTATTTCTCAATTATTGATGATTAACTCTGGAATTAAGGTATCTCATGTTACGATAGCGAGTTGGACTAATAAATTTGCACCTTTCTTTAAACAAAAGGCTGATAAATTTAAAGCTAGTTTAAACCTACAATCTGACGATTGGCACGCTGATGAAACAGTAGTATTTATTAATAGTGAAAGATACTACCTTTGGTTAGCTATTGATTCAGAAACTAGATTTATTTTAGCATTTCATTTAACTAAATCCAGAAGTTCTGATTCAGCGTACATATTGGTAAATGAAGCTAAAAAATTTGGTGAACCAGTTAGTTTTATAACTGATAGATTACCTTCATATAATGAAGCCGTGGCTACGCTATTGCCCAATACAACTCATATTCCTGTAGCTCCAATGTCTAGTGATATAAATAATAATTTAATTGAATCATTTAATAAAACATTTAAAGCCTGGTATAAAACCAAGAAAGGATTCAACTCTTTTCAGAAAGCTAATAACCTTATATATTTATTTATCTTTCACTATAACTTTATTAGACCACATGGATCATTAAATAACTGTACTCCAGCAGAAGTTGCCGGCTTCGCCAGCGATAGCTTTGCTAAAAACTCTTGGTTTTCAGCATCTTAA
- a CDS encoding polysaccharide deacetylase family protein, translating to MGKEKVVFLTFDDGPSSEYTPELLDLLKEFNIKASFFVVTDFAKENINLIKRMKLEGHDIGVHSCSHENSIYRGWKYTSRDLSESVKVMEEMNVRILGYRPPWGHLNIFTLYMIKKLKLKLILWGAMAQDWKANTTVEEISRKIINKIDKGNLILCLHDGRGEKKAPERTIEALRKTIPILIKKGYKFKSLGEYYESIYK from the coding sequence ATGGGAAAAGAAAAGGTAGTTTTCTTAACTTTTGATGATGGACCTAGTAGTGAATATACGCCGGAATTATTAGATTTATTAAAAGAATTCAATATTAAAGCAAGTTTTTTTGTAGTAACGGATTTTGCAAAAGAAAATATTAATTTAATAAAACGAATGAAACTAGAAGGGCACGATATTGGAGTACATTCTTGTAGTCATGAAAATTCAATTTATAGAGGATGGAAGTACACTTCTAGAGATTTATCTGAATCTGTTAAGGTTATGGAAGAAATGAATGTTAGGATTTTAGGATATAGACCACCTTGGGGGCATTTAAATATTTTTACATTATATATGATTAAAAAATTGAAATTAAAATTAATTTTATGGGGAGCAATGGCACAAGATTGGAAGGCTAATACTACAGTTGAGGAAATAAGCAGAAAAATTATTAATAAAATAGATAAAGGGAATTTAATACTTTGTTTGCATGATGGTAGAGGAGAAAAAAAAGCACCAGAAAGAACTATTGAGGCATTAAGAAAAACAATTCCTATTTTAATTAAGAAAGGTTATAAGTTTAAAAGCTTAGGTGAGTACTATGAGTCAATATATAAATAA
- a CDS encoding ABC transporter permease/substrate-binding protein, which yields MNIIFEVFNLYKERFDFFLELLIQHIVLSFIAIIIITILGMAIGIYITKSKKIADIVLGTVNFLYTIPSIALFGFLVAISGIGNVTALIALVIYGLMPIIKNTYAGINEVDAQIVESAIAMGSTKSQLLWKVKVPLALPVIITGFRTMVVMTIALGGIASFIGAGGLGVAIWRGITTNNPAMTIAGSLLVAILSVLSDFLIGKLDIKVSNRVNGIRDKNKVSKKNLIIGTAIFASICIIIGILEFTTTGSKVVVASKPQTEGYILAEMISQLIEENTDINVERKFGIGGGTSNIHPAMLKGEIDIYPEYTGTARLFVLKKDIIEDKDELYKSVKEDYMKEYNINWLGTYGFNNTFTLALKKELAKKLEVESFSDLANISSELAIGSEYDFYEREDGYKGLEKIYGFKFKNKKDIDIGLKYEAISKDKVDVINAFSTDALIKEYDLKLLHDDKGFFPSYYGATLIRQEILDKYPELESILRKLDNEINNEEMIDLNYEVDKEGKEPKAVAREFLKRKGLL from the coding sequence GTGAATATTATTTTTGAGGTTTTTAATTTATATAAAGAGAGGTTTGACTTTTTTTTAGAACTATTAATTCAACATATAGTTTTGTCTTTTATAGCTATAATTATTATTACCATACTTGGTATGGCTATAGGTATTTATATAACTAAAAGTAAAAAAATAGCGGATATTGTATTAGGTACAGTTAATTTCTTATATACAATACCGTCTATTGCTTTATTTGGTTTTTTAGTTGCAATAAGTGGAATTGGAAATGTAACAGCATTAATTGCTCTTGTTATATACGGATTAATGCCTATTATAAAAAATACTTATGCAGGTATTAATGAAGTAGATGCTCAAATAGTAGAATCAGCAATTGCAATGGGAAGTACTAAAAGTCAGTTATTATGGAAGGTAAAAGTTCCATTGGCTCTTCCGGTAATTATTACAGGATTTAGGACTATGGTAGTAATGACTATAGCTCTTGGAGGAATAGCTTCATTTATAGGGGCAGGAGGACTTGGCGTTGCAATATGGAGAGGGATTACTACTAATAATCCAGCTATGACTATAGCAGGGAGTTTGCTTGTAGCTATACTTTCTGTATTATCAGATTTTCTTATTGGAAAATTAGATATTAAGGTTAGTAATAGAGTCAATGGAATTAGAGATAAGAATAAAGTTAGTAAAAAGAATTTAATAATTGGAACAGCTATATTTGCTAGTATATGCATAATAATTGGAATACTAGAATTTACAACTACAGGTAGTAAGGTTGTTGTTGCATCTAAACCGCAAACAGAAGGTTATATTTTAGCGGAGATGATAAGTCAGTTAATAGAAGAAAATACAGATATTAATGTTGAAAGAAAGTTTGGTATAGGTGGAGGAACATCTAATATTCATCCAGCAATGCTTAAAGGAGAAATAGATATTTATCCAGAATATACGGGAACAGCAAGATTATTTGTTTTAAAGAAAGATATAATTGAAGATAAAGATGAGTTATATAAGTCAGTTAAAGAAGATTATATGAAAGAATATAATATAAATTGGCTTGGAACTTATGGATTTAATAATACATTTACACTTGCTTTGAAGAAGGAGCTAGCAAAAAAGCTTGAAGTAGAGAGTTTTTCAGATTTAGCCAATATAAGTAGCGAGTTAGCTATAGGTTCTGAATATGACTTTTATGAAAGAGAAGACGGATATAAAGGTTTAGAAAAAATTTATGGATTTAAATTTAAAAATAAAAAGGACATTGATATAGGTTTAAAATATGAAGCTATAAGTAAGGATAAAGTTGATGTTATAAATGCATTTTCAACAGATGCTCTTATAAAGGAGTATGATCTTAAATTATTACATGATGATAAAGGATTTTTCCCATCATATTATGGGGCTACTTTAATAAGACAAGAAATTTTAGATAAATATCCTGAATTGGAATCTATTCTTAGAAAACTAGATAATGAAATAAATAATGAAGAAATGATTGATTTAAATTATGAAGTTGATAAAGAAGGAAAAGAACCTAAAGCTGTGGCTAGAGAATTCTTAAAGAGAAAGGGACTATTATAA
- a CDS encoding ATP-binding cassette domain-containing protein, with product MIKIKAVYKNFGNEIISFNDIVFEDNKSYIILGPSGCGKSTLLNLLSGNIKADNGSIQVNTKNYSYKLEDLSYEKLQEYRRNNISYVSQEFNLFDNFTVYDNLNIINEIKPTKIAIEKAIKLVGLTNKLKQKVRTLSGGEKQRVCIARALLQGGDIILCDEPTASLNQGLANDIIKLIIELQKKTKSSLLVVTHDERLIENFDEVIYYEDFIKVDLGGAK from the coding sequence ATGATAAAAATAAAAGCTGTTTATAAGAATTTTGGAAATGAAATTATAAGTTTTAATGATATAGTATTTGAAGATAATAAATCATATATAATATTAGGGCCTTCAGGTTGCGGTAAATCAACATTACTAAATTTGTTAAGTGGAAATATAAAAGCTGACAATGGAAGTATTCAAGTTAATACTAAAAATTATAGTTATAAATTAGAAGATTTATCTTATGAAAAATTACAAGAGTATAGAAGGAATAATATTAGTTATGTATCTCAAGAATTTAATTTATTTGATAACTTTACAGTCTATGATAACTTAAATATTATTAATGAAATTAAACCTACAAAAATAGCAATAGAAAAAGCTATAAAACTTGTTGGATTAACAAATAAATTAAAACAAAAAGTACGTACTCTATCAGGAGGAGAAAAACAAAGAGTATGTATTGCAAGAGCATTATTGCAAGGGGGAGACATAATTTTATGTGATGAACCAACTGCTTCACTAAATCAAGGATTAGCTAATGATATTATTAAGCTTATTATTGAATTACAAAAGAAAACTAAAAGCAGTTTATTAGTGGTAACTCATGATGAGCGCTTAATAGAAAATTTTGATGAAGTTATTTATTATGAAGACTTTATTAAAGTAGATCTAGGAGGTGCTAAGTAA
- a CDS encoding ABC transporter permease, with amino-acid sequence MIRYSIKSLTNKKTISILFSIAVCIAVSISKLAINISSQIEEGFYQADKKYDIIIGAKGSKTQLIMSSLFFSDDPLGQIDKDYLDEISKKYKVNKIVPLAMADSYKGNRVIGTTIDLLDNYNFEKGNIFSKDFDIVIGSNIAERYNLSIGDKLITSHGTSEMAEEHHNSPYTVTGILKKTNTSYDNTCFTTVGSVWNAHKDHHHEEEDKDEHQDEHDDEHEHIDGEKHEHHMGYTALLIKTGNLAIANDIEISLKEDLKVQAINTTKVLRSLVGNIDMSKQVALLLCGIIVVLAVILTCVMSFFMLVNSKKDIEILKFLGMKKGKIFTYIISQIVMLIVISIGISVIINSWVLSIANNISSKLGIILDVSKKYPQEFYITLVYIIIIIVSTLIYTYVLTKGEDNK; translated from the coding sequence ATGATTAGGTATTCTATAAAATCTTTAACTAATAAGAAAACAATAAGTATTTTGTTTAGTATAGCGGTATGTATAGCAGTGTCTATAAGTAAGTTAGCTATTAATATTAGCTCTCAGATAGAAGAGGGATTTTATCAAGCAGATAAAAAATATGACATAATAATAGGGGCTAAGGGTAGTAAAACTCAATTAATAATGTCTAGTTTATTTTTCTCAGATGATCCTCTTGGACAAATAGATAAAGATTATTTAGATGAAATATCTAAAAAATATAAAGTAAATAAAATAGTACCTTTAGCAATGGCTGACTCTTATAAAGGTAATAGAGTAATTGGGACAACAATAGATTTATTAGATAATTATAATTTTGAAAAAGGAAATATATTTTCAAAGGATTTTGATATTGTTATAGGAAGTAATATTGCAGAAAGATATAATCTTTCAATAGGAGATAAGTTAATAACATCACATGGCACAAGTGAAATGGCAGAGGAGCATCATAATTCACCTTATACAGTTACTGGAATACTGAAAAAAACTAATACATCATATGATAATACATGTTTTACAACAGTAGGAAGTGTTTGGAATGCTCATAAAGATCATCATCATGAAGAGGAAGATAAGGATGAGCATCAAGATGAACATGATGACGAACATGAACACATAGATGGAGAGAAACATGAACATCATATGGGATACACAGCTCTCTTAATAAAAACAGGAAATTTAGCCATAGCAAATGATATAGAAATTAGTTTGAAAGAAGATTTGAAGGTACAAGCTATAAATACAACTAAAGTATTAAGGAGTTTAGTTGGTAATATAGATATGAGTAAGCAAGTTGCTTTGTTATTATGTGGCATAATAGTAGTATTAGCTGTAATTTTAACTTGTGTAATGAGTTTTTTCATGCTAGTTAATTCTAAAAAGGATATAGAAATACTTAAATTTCTAGGAATGAAAAAAGGCAAGATATTTACTTATATAATTTCTCAAATAGTTATGTTAATAGTTATAAGTATAGGAATCTCTGTAATAATAAATAGTTGGGTGTTAAGTATTGCAAATAATATATCATCTAAGCTAGGAATTATCCTAGATGTATCTAAAAAGTATCCTCAAGAGTTTTATATAACATTAGTATATATAATTATAATAATAGTTTCCACTTTAATATATACTTATGTTTTAACTAAAGGGGAGGATAATAAATAA